GGACATCGGCTCGGTCTCGGGTTTCTGACGTTGGCCGCCAGCGCCCTCGCGGGCGAAGACCATCTCGCCACGGCACGACGCGTACTCACCCGCGTGACGAGCGAGACCGGGCTGTCGAGCTATCTCACGGTGCTCGACGGCGCGCAGGTGCGCTACCTCCTGTGTGAAACACCTGCCCTGCCGCTGGTGAGCAACATCCGTGCAGGCAGTCGCGTCACCGCGCATCTGACGGCACCGGGCCGGTCGTTGTTGGCGCATCTGAACACCGAGCGCCGCCGGGCCTTGCTCGGACCTGAGCCGTTGGCGGCCGCGACGGCACAGAGCGCGCGGACATACGCGGCGCTCGATGCGCAGTTGTCCCGAGACCGCGAAGCCGGTTGCGCATGGAGTCAGGACGGGTTCGAAGCGGGTATCGACGCCTGCGCCGCCGCTGTGCTCGACGCTCATGGTCGGCCGTTGGCAGCCCTGAGCGTTGCCGGTCCCCGGGCACTCGTCGGCACCGATGCCGTCACACGCGAGCGTACGGCTCGCGTCGTGAAGTCGGGCGCTGCCGATCTCGCCGTATTACTGTCAGACGCGCCAGCGTTCCTCGCAGCGGCGGAACGGGCCTGATACGTCGGTTGTAGTGTGATTTTGAACTCAGCCGGGCACATCTTGTAGCGCCGTGCCGTCATCGGCAATGACCGCGACGGCTTTCTGGCGTGTGTCGGATACAAATTCCGACTCGCTGCGACATCCTGTCGCACTCCTTTTAATTAACATCTTCATTAGAGTCTTCGCTCGACATGATCTTTGAATGTCGGGTGCCTTGAAATCCTTATATGACGGGGGTTTCGAGGCGATTCGTTCTTCGCAATTCATTGTTGCGCCGCATGCGGTTACTCCTGCGACGTGGTCGTCCTACCTTAGAGGCGTAGGCGGTGCCGGACTCGAAAGCGAGCTGGCCGACCACCCAAGAAAAGCAATGACAGGAGAATAATCATGACCCGCACTCTTTCTCATCTGATGATCGCCGCAACCGTCGCTGTAGCCGCTGCCCCGGCAGCGTTCGCAGGCACCGGCGGCAATGGTTATCCGAACGAAAACTTCTTCTGGCAATCGAGCGTGTATAGCGAACAACTCGCCGTGCCTCGCGCCCAGGTCAAGCA
This window of the Pandoraea sputorum genome carries:
- a CDS encoding IclR family transcriptional regulator; translation: MTKATSANTPAAGAPETEAHDTAQTGLVTPVMRALKLLRYVADGGSTANLSDVGRRIGVNRVTVMRLVETLQYEGVLEPLPHGGHRLGLGFLTLAASALAGEDHLATARRVLTRVTSETGLSSYLTVLDGAQVRYLLCETPALPLVSNIRAGSRVTAHLTAPGRSLLAHLNTERRRALLGPEPLAAATAQSARTYAALDAQLSRDREAGCAWSQDGFEAGIDACAAAVLDAHGRPLAALSVAGPRALVGTDAVTRERTARVVKSGAADLAVLLSDAPAFLAAAERA
- a CDS encoding DUF4148 domain-containing protein, whose amino-acid sequence is MTRTLSHLMIAATVAVAAAPAAFAGTGGNGYPNENFFWQSSVYSEQLAVPRAQVKQELIDAQGSLTQTDSQYPVLKTYGNPVGAHVQGSTALMNSTYRGN